CAGATGCAGTAGAAGGTAAGGTAATTACCATACTTCGAAGAAGAGGTTTGTAAGCTTCAAGGAAGTGATTTGATCAAAATAATATGTATCTTATGCTGCAAAAGCAGATACAGATAAAAATTAAAAGGGAGGATTTAAAATGAAGAAATTTTTGGTTATTTTCTTGGCGTTGGCAATGGTATTTAGTATGGGCGGTACGGCATTCGCAACTACCCCTGGATATGTAGACGGAAGCCCAGTGCGAATTGAAAAGGCACTTACTATTAATAATCCAGGAACGGTTAATCCAGTAGAAACTTTTAAATTTACTGTTGATACGGGATCAGGATTAAGAGATGGAGTAGCTATAACAGCTCCAGAGTTTAGCCCAGCTTCATTTACAATTGATGTTGCACAAGGTGCAACAACGGGTTTTGCAAACATTGTTTTACCTACTTTTACTCAGGTTGGAGTATACACCTACCCTATCACTGAAGTAATAGGTAATACAGCTGGTATGAATTATGATGGCGCAACGTACAATCTAGTAGTTACAGTAATTAACAATCCTAATGGTGCTGGATTCCTACGTGTTCTCACACTTACAGATGATAAGAACGTTAAACGTGATGCCTTTAAAAACGATTTTGACGCTGGTAATTTAACGATTAAAAAAGAAGTTACTGGTAACTATGGAGATCCAAATGATCAATTTACAGTTACTGTTACACTAACACCAATTGGAGATAAAGTTATAAAAGCAGATCCAATTCTAGCATCAGGTGGGACTAAGGAAGTGAGCGGTGATGGAACGGTTACAATCACTTATACTGTTAAAAAGGGATCAGAGTTCACTATTCAAAACATCCCATATGATGTGAACTATACTGTAGTAGAAGCAGCTAACGATAAGGATTATACAGTAAGTTATGATGCCAATGCAAGTGGGGAACTTGATGCGGCAGCTATAACGACTACTATTACAAACAATAGAGACACAACTGTTAAAACAGGCATCAGCCTTGACAATTTGCCTTATGTGATTCTTCTAGTATCTGCACTAGGTGGCTTGGTAGTATTTGTTATGAAAAAACGCTTATCTCATAACAGCTAATAAATTCTGCAACTAAGGATAATGAATTTGATTTAATACAAGGGTTCAGATGGTGCATTTGCATCATCTGCTACCCAATTTACAGTAAAGGATTGGAGTGTAATTCCATGAAGGTTTCTGAATTAATCCTCAAAGTAGCCAATGGGCTTATAAGTTTTGTAATTATATTATCCTTAAGTTTAGCAGGTTTATATGCAGCTTATGCCCTATGGGATAACAGTTTAATCTATGCTGCAGTAGACGATGCTCAAGCAGATATGTTAAAGCTAAAGCCTCAAGAGGATAAACCTACCTTTGATGAATTGCTTGCTATTAATCCTGACGTCCAAGCATGGCTTACATTAGATAATACAAATATCGACTACCCTGTCTTACAAGGAGAAACGAATCTAAATTACATCAATACAGATGTATATGGCAATTTTGCGCTTGCTGGAAGCATTTTTCTCGACTCACGAAATGATGGGGATTTTTACGACACTTATTCCCTGCTGTATGGTCATCATATGGATAACGGCAAAATGTTTGGCGATCTTAGTTTATACAAAGAGGAAGCATTTTTTAAGGAGAACAAAACAGGAACGCTTATTTTACCCGACAGGGTCTATAAATTAGAAATCTACGCTTGCTTACTTGTTTCGTCTTCAGAAGAA
This sequence is a window from Alkalibaculum bacchi. Protein-coding genes within it:
- a CDS encoding DUF7601 domain-containing protein, with translation MKKFLVIFLALAMVFSMGGTAFATTPGYVDGSPVRIEKALTINNPGTVNPVETFKFTVDTGSGLRDGVAITAPEFSPASFTIDVAQGATTGFANIVLPTFTQVGVYTYPITEVIGNTAGMNYDGATYNLVVTVINNPNGAGFLRVLTLTDDKNVKRDAFKNDFDAGNLTIKKEVTGNYGDPNDQFTVTVTLTPIGDKVIKADPILASGGTKEVSGDGTVTITYTVKKGSEFTIQNIPYDVNYTVVEAANDKDYTVSYDANASGELDAAAITTTITNNRDTTVKTGISLDNLPYVILLVSALGGLVVFVMKKRLSHNS
- the srtB gene encoding class B sortase; protein product: MKVSELILKVANGLISFVIILSLSLAGLYAAYALWDNSLIYAAVDDAQADMLKLKPQEDKPTFDELLAINPDVQAWLTLDNTNIDYPVLQGETNLNYINTDVYGNFALAGSIFLDSRNDGDFYDTYSLLYGHHMDNGKMFGDLSLYKEEAFFKENKTGTLILPDRVYKLEIYACLLVSSSEEAIFNPKRWQDNIDDLLQFADSNALYLNEVAIENAMNSTDGDPQILALTTCSSEFTDARTVILAVMEPYVQQQNRTVE